From Syntrophorhabdaceae bacterium:
ATGCGCGAGAGGGAGGACGGAAAGTGAATATTCTGGTTTTTATTAAACAGGTGGCTGATACGGAAGCGAGAATCGTGATCAACAATGACCGAAACGCGCTGGAAATAGAGAATAAGTATGCCATTAATTTTTTCGATGAATTTGCCGTGGAAGAAGCAGTGAGAATCAAAGAAAGCATGAAAGAGGTCCGGGTTACGGTTTGCACGTACGGTCCGCCGAGGGCAATAGAGGCGCTCCGGACTGCTGTGGCCATGGGGGCTGATAGGGCCTTTCTCATTGACAGTACCGTTCATGAAAGCGATGACCCCCTAATCATCGCAGAGACGCTCGCATCCTTCGCCACGTCAGATGGTTTCGATCTTATTCTGTGCGGGAGACAGGCCATTGATGACGAGAACGCGAACATAGGCCCCATGGTCGCCGAGTATCTGACAATCCCGCATGTAAGCAGGGTCACTAAGATTGAGGTCCTTGACGGGAAGCGAATCAAAGTTGAAAGCGAGATCGAAGGAGGTAAACAGATTTCTCAGGTGGAAATGCCCGCCCTCCTTACTGCTCAGAAAGGACTTAACGAGCCTCGTGTGCCGCTCATTACCGGTGTCATGAAGGCCATGAAGACAGAAATACCGACGATTGATCCATCAACCCTTAAGGTGGCAAGTCCAAGCTTAAGCAAAAACGGGTCGGATATAACGATCCTCTCTTATGAACCCCCTGCACAGAGGCCGCCAGTGAAGATCGTGGAGGGTGAAACCCCCGAGGAGAAAGTGAGAAACCTTGTGAAGGCATTGAAGGCAGATGCAAAGGTGATATGAGAGGAGGAACATAATGCCGAAAGATATTTTCGTTCTCGTAGAGTGCAAGGACCGCTCAGTTCGCAAAGCGTCCCTTGAAATACTTTCCAAAGGCAAGCAGATAGCGGGCAAGCTCGGATGCGAGGTATGCGCCGTTATCATGGGAAACGACATAAAGGATCTTGCTGAATCCCTGAAAGCCTACGC
This genomic window contains:
- a CDS encoding electron transfer flavoprotein subunit beta/FixA family protein, which translates into the protein MNILVFIKQVADTEARIVINNDRNALEIENKYAINFFDEFAVEEAVRIKESMKEVRVTVCTYGPPRAIEALRTAVAMGADRAFLIDSTVHESDDPLIIAETLASFATSDGFDLILCGRQAIDDENANIGPMVAEYLTIPHVSRVTKIEVLDGKRIKVESEIEGGKQISQVEMPALLTAQKGLNEPRVPLITGVMKAMKTEIPTIDPSTLKVASPSLSKNGSDITILSYEPPAQRPPVKIVEGETPEEKVRNLVKALKADAKVI